One Desulfatiglans anilini DSM 4660 genomic window, TATTAACGCCGGTCAAAAAATGGACAGAATGGAGGGTTTAAAAACGATCAGGGAGAGTACCGGGGCATAGCTGTGCACAGGGCGGCAAACGGCTGTGCGAAGAAGGGCAGCCTGCGGGAGCCAGATACGCCCGAGGAAGGGCCCACCACATCTCCAGGAGGAAGAGGCGGGAGCAAACAAAGATTTTATAGGGAATGGATCTATTTGTGCTTTCTTCGATAACTTGTTCCTCCGAGGATGATGATCTCCGAGTTGTAGACGAGCCGGTCAGCGATCGCGGAGGCTACCGTGTTGGAATCGAAGACCTTCCCCCATTGAGCAAAAGGCAGATTGGTGGAGAGGATTGTTGACCTCTGGGTATGCCTTTGACTGATGACCTGGAAGAAGAGGTTCGAACCCTGTGAGCCAAGCGGAAGATAACCAAGCTCGTCACAAACGAGCAGATCCGGGGTCTGGTATTGCCGAAGCTTTCTGATGAGCGACCGGTCGAGCTCGGCGGCGACCAGCTGGTTGATCATGTCGATGGCGCTGGTGAAGAGGACCTTGAGGTTGGCATTGCACGCTGCGGTGGCGATGCATTTGGCCAGCATGGTTT contains:
- the istB gene encoding IS21-like element helper ATPase IstB; the protein is MSVSIEVVSQDLKTLKLSVMAAHLEGVLEQARQKNLGILDILKRLLDAEQEERWKNAVSRRFSQSGITERVSIDQFDFHHHKSREDQKTKILELLNLDFIEKKQDVIFIGNPGTGKTMLAKCIATAACNANLKVLFTSAIDMINQLVAAELDRSLIRKLRQYQTPDLLVCDELGYLPLGSQGSNLFFQVISQRHTQRSTILSTNLPFAQWGKVFDSNTVASAIADRLVYNSEIIILGGTSYRRKHK